From a single Miscanthus floridulus cultivar M001 chromosome 8, ASM1932011v1, whole genome shotgun sequence genomic region:
- the LOC136473551 gene encoding stromal cell-derived factor 2-like protein translates to MAAASFALALLLYLGLDLPEAAPAQSYAADPDTVVEITYGSVIKLMHETTKFRLHSHDVPYGSGSGQQSVTSFPNVDDANSYWIVRRQPDSSAKQGDPITHGTTIRLQHMRTRKWLHSHLHASPITGNLEVSCFGGENESDTGDYWRLEVEGSGKTWRQDQRIRLRHVDTGGYLHSHDRKYTRIAGGQQEVCGVGDKRPDNLWLAAEGVYLPVIQRK, encoded by the exons ATGGCCGCCGCGTCGTTCGCGCTCGCGCTTCTGCTCTACCTCGGACTCGACCTCCCCGAGGCTGCGCCGGCGCAGTCCTACGCCGCCGACCCGGATACCGTCGTCGAG ATAACCTACGGCTCAGTGATCAAGTTGATGCATGAGACGACCAAGTTTCGGCTGCATTCTCACGACGTGCCATATGGATCTGGCAGCGGCCAGCAGTCGGTCACCAGCTTCCCCAACGTCGATGACGCCAATAGCTACTGG ATAGTGAGACGTCAACCAGATTCATCTGCAAAACAAGGTGATCCCATAACACATGGAACAACTATAAGGCTTCAGCATATGAGGACTAGAAAGTGGCTACACAGCCACTTGCATGCTTCCCCCATCACTGGAAATCTGGAG GTTAGTTGCTTTGGTGGTGAGAATGAGTCAGATACTGGAGACTACTGGAG GCTTGAGGTTGAGGGCAGTGGGAAAACATGGCGGCAAGACCAGAGAATTAGGTTGCGGCATGTTGATACTGGTGGTTATCTGCACAGCCATGATAGGAAGTACACGCGCATTGCTGGTGGGCAGCAAGAG GTATGCGGTGTGGGTGACAAACGCCCAGACAACCTCTGGCTGGCAGCTGAGGGTGTCTACCTCCCTGTAATTCAGCGCAAATAG